The Desulfuromonas versatilis genome has a segment encoding these proteins:
- a CDS encoding branched-chain amino acid aminotransferase: MEIQVLPLAAKKPGIVDESKLAFGTQFTDRMFLMEFEAGRGWHSARILPYGPFTLDPACAVLHYAQEIFEGLKAFRRPDGSVALFRPMDNVRRFNRSASRMCMPEVDEEFFLGALKQLVKLEADWVPRSEGTSLYVRPTMIATDPFLGVRPSKTYYCYIILSPVGAYYKGGFSPVKIWIADEFVRSAPGGTGEAKTGGNYAASLRASMEATEKGFDQVLWLDAVHRKYVEEVGSMNICFLYDGKIVTSPLKGTILDGITRRSILDLARDLGYQIEERALSVDEIIDGAQSGRLKEAFGTGTAVVVSAVGQFTYRDRTVVLGDGKPGELTQKLYDTLTGIQYGRIPDKHGWVQTI; encoded by the coding sequence ATGGAGATCCAGGTCCTGCCCCTCGCCGCAAAAAAGCCCGGAATCGTTGACGAATCGAAGCTCGCCTTCGGCACCCAGTTCACCGACCGGATGTTCCTCATGGAGTTTGAGGCCGGCCGCGGCTGGCACTCGGCACGGATCCTCCCCTACGGCCCGTTCACCCTCGACCCGGCCTGCGCCGTGCTGCACTACGCCCAGGAGATCTTCGAAGGGCTCAAGGCCTTCCGGCGCCCCGACGGTTCGGTGGCCCTGTTCCGCCCCATGGACAACGTCAGGCGCTTCAACCGCAGCGCCAGTCGCATGTGCATGCCCGAGGTGGACGAGGAGTTTTTCCTGGGGGCGCTCAAGCAGTTGGTCAAGCTCGAGGCCGATTGGGTTCCTCGCAGCGAAGGGACCAGCTTGTATGTCCGGCCGACGATGATCGCCACCGACCCCTTTCTCGGGGTGCGGCCCTCCAAGACCTACTACTGCTATATCATCCTTTCCCCCGTCGGCGCCTACTACAAGGGGGGCTTCAGCCCGGTCAAGATCTGGATCGCCGACGAGTTCGTGCGCTCGGCGCCCGGCGGGACCGGCGAGGCCAAGACCGGCGGCAACTATGCCGCCAGCCTGCGCGCCTCCATGGAGGCCACCGAGAAGGGCTTCGACCAGGTTCTCTGGCTCGACGCGGTGCATCGCAAGTACGTCGAGGAGGTCGGCAGCATGAACATCTGCTTCCTCTACGACGGCAAGATCGTGACCTCGCCCCTCAAGGGGACCATCCTCGACGGCATCACCCGCCGCTCGATCCTGGACCTGGCGCGCGATTTGGGCTACCAGATCGAGGAGCGGGCCCTGTCGGTGGACGAGATCATCGACGGTGCCCAGAGCGGCCGGCTCAAGGAGGCCTTTGGCACCGGTACCGCGGTGGTCGTTTCGGCGGTGGGCCAGTTCACCTACCGGGATCGCACCGTGGTGCTGGGCGACGGCAAGCCCGGCGAGCTGACCCAGAAGCTCTACGATACCCTCACCGGCATCCAGTACGGGCGGATCCCCGACAAGCACGGCTGGGTGCAGACGATCTGA
- a CDS encoding ammonium transporter, protein MHGVFRTILPAVFLLLISAPVLAQEGPDTGDTAWMLVSSALVLVMLPGLALFYGGMVRSKNVLSTTMHTFAAMAIMGVQWVVLGYSLTFGGEGAFIGGFSNLLLNGITPESLTGTIPTYVFVMFQGMFAIITPALISGAIAERMKFSTYCVFILLWGTLVYDPIAHWVWGPGGWLLKDGALDFAGGTVVHFSSGITALVLALVIGKRKGYPTERMLPHNLPMTLLGAGLLWFGWFGFNAGSALSAGGSAALAFTTTQTAAAAGALSWLAAEWLHAGKPSALGAASGVVAGLVVITPAAGFVTPAWALVMGLTAGFVCYGGVLLKHKLRYDDSLDAFGVHGIGGAWGAVATGIFATVGASGLIAGNFHQLWVQVVGLIAAGAYAVVVTLGLLFVLKVTMGLRVELEDEVKGLDQTAHSETGYTF, encoded by the coding sequence ATGCACGGCGTCTTTCGGACTATTCTGCCTGCGGTTTTTCTTCTGCTGATCTCTGCCCCGGTTCTGGCCCAGGAGGGCCCCGATACCGGCGACACCGCCTGGATGCTGGTCTCCTCGGCCCTGGTGCTGGTCATGCTGCCTGGCCTGGCCCTGTTCTACGGGGGGATGGTCCGTTCGAAAAACGTCCTCTCCACCACCATGCACACCTTCGCCGCCATGGCGATCATGGGGGTGCAGTGGGTTGTCCTCGGTTATTCGCTGACCTTCGGCGGGGAGGGCGCGTTTATCGGCGGGTTCTCCAACCTGCTGCTTAACGGCATCACCCCCGAGTCCCTTACGGGGACCATTCCCACCTACGTGTTCGTCATGTTCCAGGGGATGTTCGCCATCATCACCCCCGCGCTGATTTCGGGGGCCATCGCCGAGCGCATGAAGTTTTCCACCTACTGCGTGTTCATCCTGCTCTGGGGCACCCTGGTCTACGATCCCATCGCCCACTGGGTGTGGGGGCCCGGCGGCTGGCTGCTCAAGGACGGCGCCCTCGATTTCGCCGGGGGGACCGTGGTTCACTTCTCCTCCGGTATTACCGCCCTGGTGCTGGCCCTGGTGATCGGCAAGCGCAAGGGGTATCCCACCGAGAGAATGCTCCCCCACAACCTGCCGATGACCCTGCTCGGCGCGGGCCTGCTCTGGTTCGGCTGGTTCGGTTTCAACGCCGGCAGCGCCCTGTCGGCCGGCGGCAGCGCCGCCCTGGCCTTTACCACCACCCAGACCGCCGCCGCCGCGGGGGCGCTCTCCTGGCTCGCCGCCGAGTGGCTGCATGCCGGCAAGCCGAGCGCCCTGGGCGCCGCCTCGGGGGTGGTGGCCGGCCTGGTGGTGATCACCCCCGCCGCGGGCTTCGTGACCCCGGCCTGGGCCCTGGTCATGGGCCTGACCGCCGGTTTCGTCTGCTACGGCGGGGTGCTGCTCAAGCACAAGCTGCGCTACGACGATTCCCTCGACGCCTTCGGGGTGCACGGTATCGGCGGCGCCTGGGGGGCGGTGGCCACCGGCATTTTTGCCACGGTGGGGGCGAGCGGCCTGATCGCCGGCAATTTCCATCAGCTCTGGGTGCAGGTGGTCGGTTTGATCGCGGCCGGAGCCTACGCGGTGGTGGTCACCCTGGGGTTGCTGTTCGTGCTCAAGGTGACCATGGGCTTACGGGTGGAGCTGGAAGACGAGGTGAAGGGTCTGGACCAGACGGCCCACTCGGAGACCGGCTACACCTTTTGA
- a CDS encoding class II glutamine amidotransferase gives MCRIGAIKSLNYVHPSQALLLMQSQQKGHDNSGFAMVMHDLGGIFESYKHLPTLSLACTDEGLKVAEDILHAAGFSRVLQWVPETNDQPGLDINAMPNYVFETFDYPKHYRKAEQKEKEELLLDMRLKLRRALEKDEMGFVYSFWPDVVTLKEIGDPRDIGTYFNLWEPDNKFTARVITAQCRQNTNYDIVRYAAHPFFLQGYTALANGENTFYLKNVEAQRKMHRGYIGFESDSQCFLYTLHYVHRELGWPLRYYKHVITPLPFEDIERREDKDQLLAIRQSLAHLEINGPNTIIGVLPDNTLFTCCDAKKLRPVVVGRSADTVVISSEVCGINEVLPDRDWETDIYPHEREIVAVDSNLEVQRWRQ, from the coding sequence ATGTGTCGTATCGGAGCCATCAAGAGTCTGAATTATGTTCACCCGAGTCAGGCCCTGCTGCTGATGCAGTCGCAGCAGAAGGGGCATGACAACTCGGGTTTCGCCATGGTCATGCACGACCTGGGCGGAATATTCGAAAGCTACAAGCATCTGCCGACCCTTTCGCTGGCCTGCACCGACGAGGGGCTGAAGGTCGCCGAGGACATCCTGCATGCCGCCGGCTTCTCCCGCGTGCTGCAGTGGGTTCCCGAGACCAACGATCAGCCGGGGCTGGACATCAACGCCATGCCCAACTACGTGTTCGAGACCTTCGACTACCCCAAGCACTACCGCAAGGCCGAGCAGAAGGAGAAGGAAGAGCTGCTGCTCGACATGCGCCTGAAGCTGCGCCGGGCCCTGGAGAAGGACGAAATGGGCTTCGTCTATTCCTTCTGGCCCGACGTGGTCACCCTCAAGGAGATCGGCGACCCGCGGGACATCGGCACCTACTTCAACCTCTGGGAGCCGGACAACAAGTTCACCGCGCGGGTGATCACCGCCCAGTGCCGGCAGAACACCAACTACGACATCGTCCGCTACGCAGCCCACCCCTTCTTCCTGCAGGGGTACACGGCGCTGGCCAACGGCGAGAACACCTTCTACCTGAAAAACGTCGAGGCCCAGCGCAAGATGCACCGCGGCTACATCGGCTTCGAGTCCGACTCCCAGTGCTTTCTCTACACCCTGCACTACGTCCACCGCGAGCTGGGCTGGCCGCTGCGCTACTACAAGCACGTGATCACCCCGCTGCCCTTCGAGGACATCGAGCGGCGCGAGGACAAGGACCAGCTGCTGGCGATCCGCCAGTCTCTGGCCCACCTGGAAATCAACGGTCCCAACACCATCATCGGGGTGCTGCCCGACAACACCCTGTTCACCTGCTGCGACGCCAAGAAGCTGCGGCCGGTGGTGGTGGGGCGCTCGGCGGACACCGTGGTCATCTCCTCGGAGGTCTGCGGCATCAACGAAGTGCTCCCCGACCGTGACTGGGAGACGGACATCTATCCCCACGAGCGGGAGATCGTGGCGGTCGACAGCAATCTGGAGGTGCAGAGATGGAGACAATGA
- a CDS encoding glutamate synthase-related protein, with protein sequence METMKVQNVTPNDLPWKIRYDASRCTLCGSCVAACSFRAIEPKVERRRMVFSESEFPEPKQRFSAVPVIRQAHSIKNYCRGCGICEKVCPNDAIGPQRNIDTRHPIVTRCLGGDSIKRGGRKNLEATTRTLDKLRVGRISQMTDPSLDAQRHTFDLLAPFGRILPPKKLPFGVGPEGLLESKDQAPPVRWIYPVIIGDMSIGALSWRMWEAVAMATAYLNEECGLPVRMCSGEGGMPVRLLKSRYLKYMILQIASGHFGWNRIAKAMPHMTEDPAGVLIKIGQGAKPGDGGLLMAQKVAEHIQSIRGVPKADLLSPPNHQGLYSIEESVQKMFLSFNAAFKFRVPVAIKVAASATSVSVFNNLVRDPYNIVGGFFLDGIDGGTGAAHEVSLDHTGHPIVSKLRDCYLAAVTQGRQGQIPLWAAGGLGKTGDLAADAFKMMCLGANGVFTGKLILQMAGCVGNDMGRCNACNTGLCPVGITTQEPALVHRLDPEKVAQNIVNYFLAMDQEFKKLMAPIGNSSLPVGRSDALISTDKAVAERLQIQYVC encoded by the coding sequence ATGGAGACAATGAAAGTTCAGAACGTAACCCCCAACGACCTGCCCTGGAAGATCCGCTACGACGCCAGCCGCTGCACCCTGTGCGGCTCCTGCGTGGCCGCCTGCTCCTTTCGCGCCATCGAGCCGAAGGTCGAGCGGCGCCGCATGGTCTTCTCCGAGAGCGAGTTCCCGGAGCCCAAGCAGCGTTTTTCCGCGGTGCCGGTGATCCGCCAGGCTCACTCGATCAAGAACTACTGCCGCGGCTGCGGCATTTGCGAAAAGGTCTGCCCCAACGACGCCATCGGCCCGCAGCGCAACATCGACACCCGGCACCCCATCGTCACCCGCTGCCTGGGCGGCGATTCCATCAAGCGCGGCGGCCGCAAGAACCTCGAGGCGACCACCCGCACCCTGGACAAGCTACGGGTGGGGCGCATCTCGCAGATGACCGACCCGAGCCTCGACGCCCAGCGTCACACTTTCGACCTGCTGGCCCCCTTCGGCCGCATCCTGCCGCCGAAGAAGCTCCCCTTCGGGGTCGGCCCGGAAGGGCTGCTGGAGTCCAAAGACCAGGCTCCGCCGGTGCGCTGGATCTACCCGGTGATCATCGGCGACATGTCCATCGGCGCCCTCTCCTGGCGCATGTGGGAAGCGGTCGCCATGGCCACCGCCTACCTCAACGAGGAATGCGGCCTGCCGGTGCGCATGTGCTCGGGCGAGGGCGGCATGCCGGTGCGCCTGCTCAAGAGTCGCTACCTCAAGTACATGATCCTGCAGATCGCCTCGGGGCACTTCGGCTGGAACCGCATCGCCAAGGCGATGCCCCACATGACCGAGGACCCCGCCGGGGTGCTGATCAAGATCGGCCAGGGCGCCAAGCCCGGTGACGGCGGCCTGCTCATGGCGCAGAAGGTGGCCGAGCACATCCAGTCGATCCGCGGCGTGCCCAAGGCCGACCTGCTCAGCCCCCCCAACCACCAGGGGCTCTATTCCATCGAGGAGAGCGTGCAGAAGATGTTCCTCTCCTTCAACGCGGCCTTCAAATTCCGCGTCCCCGTCGCCATCAAGGTGGCGGCCAGCGCCACCAGCGTCAGCGTCTTCAACAACCTGGTGCGCGACCCCTACAACATCGTCGGCGGCTTCTTCCTCGACGGCATCGACGGCGGCACCGGGGCGGCTCATGAGGTCAGCCTCGACCACACCGGCCACCCCATCGTCAGCAAGCTGCGCGACTGCTACCTGGCCGCCGTCACCCAGGGGCGCCAGGGGCAGATTCCGCTGTGGGCGGCCGGCGGTCTCGGCAAGACCGGCGACCTGGCGGCCGACGCCTTCAAGATGATGTGCCTGGGCGCCAACGGCGTCTTCACCGGCAAGCTGATCCTGCAGATGGCCGGCTGCGTCGGCAACGACATGGGCCGCTGCAACGCCTGCAACACCGGCCTCTGCCCGGTGGGCATCACCACCCAGGAGCCGGCCCTGGTGCACCGTCTGGATCCGGAGAAAGTGGCGCAGAACATCGTCAACTACTTCCTCGCCATGGACCAGGAGTTCAAGAAGCTGATGGCCCCCATCGGCAACT